In Nicotiana tabacum cultivar K326 chromosome 19, ASM71507v2, whole genome shotgun sequence, one DNA window encodes the following:
- the LOC107812045 gene encoding uncharacterized protein LOC107812045 yields MSTIIMTRGASKFIFLFFLSILLTCIFGLSPAKSFEQKELEREKEQKFHFFAKGLLELLPIKAFKRDMIDPTTTGFPTTPVVNPVTTPVNMPPDNAAPAVVTVPSTNPNAGIPNLGYTPPAVPSTTPPTDTNPNPPVPITNPVTTPSTNAPVSNPVTANPTPVGGVPVTTPVTPPATTSSPATSGQSWCVAKNGAMETSLQSALDYACGKGADCSAIQQGGSCYNPNSLQNHASYAFNSYFQKNPGQTSCDFGGAAMITNSNPSTGSCVFPASGSSTSSSATPTPGTPAPTTASSTGGAVPGSVAPTVPNGGDSGFGTMPGISDSIPPTATTSLSMSNGLQPLVGCIVLVVTSKLLLEI; encoded by the exons ATGTCCACCATTATAATGACTAGAGGAGCTTCCAAATtcatcttcttattcttcttgtcTATTCTTCTTACCTGCATTTTTG GATTATCGCCAGCTAAAAGTTTTGAGCAGAAAGAACTTGAAAGGGAAAAGGAACAAAAATTCCATTTTTTCGCGAAAGGACTGCTCGAATTGTTGCCCATTAAAGCGTTTAAACGTGACATGATAGATCCAACAACAACCGGATTTCCTACAACTCCTGTAGTAAATCCTGTCACAACTCCAGTTAATATGCCTCCTGATAATGCAGCTCCAGCAGTTGTTACTGTCCCATCCACAAATCCTAATGCTGGAATTCCAAATCTTGGATATACACCTCCAGCAGTTCCTTCTACTACCCCTCCAACTGACACGAACCCCAATCCACCGGTACCAATAACTAATCCAGTTACCACCCCTAGCACAAATGCACCTGTAAGTAATCCTGTAACGGCGAATCCAACCCCAGTAGGTGGTGTTCCTGTTACCACCCCGGTAACGCCTCCTGCAACCACAAGCTCTCCTGCTACTTCAGGGCAGAGCTGGTGTGTCGCTAAGAATGGAGCGATGGAAACTTCACTTCAGTCAGCGCTTGATTATGCTTGTGGAAAGGGAGCAGATTGCTCAGCCATTCAGCAGGGTGGAAGTTGTTATAATCCCAATAGTCTACAAAATCATGCATCATATGCCTTCAATAGCTATTTTCAAAAGAATCCAGGGCAAACAAGCTGTGATTTTGGGGGTGCTGCCATGATAACCAACTCAAACCCAA GCACTGGTTCTTGTGTTTTTCCTGCATCGGGGTCTTCTACATCATCGTCTGCGACACCAACGCCTGGAACTCCAGCGCCAACAACAGCCTCGTCAACAGGTGGTGCAGTACCAGG CTCTGTAGCACCAACAGTACCGAATGGAGGCGACTCTGGATTTGGAACGATGCCAGGCATTAGCGACAGTATTCCTCCCACTGCAACCACCTCATTGTCCATGTCAAATGGTTTGCAACCCTTAGTTGGCTGCATCGTTCTTGTCGTGACTAGCAAGCTTCTCTTGGAGATTTGA